In Candidatus Dependentiae bacterium, the following proteins share a genomic window:
- a CDS encoding serine hydroxymethyltransferase → MLEKKDPELLCIINQELQRQENTINLIASENYVSKEILEATASVLTNKYAEGYPGRRYYGGCKIIDKAELLAIERCKKLFSAEHVNVQAHSGSQANMAVYHALLQPGDTILGMSLSEGGHLTHGHQVNFSGKLYNCIGYKVNKHTEQIDFDEIAELAHMYRPKLIVAGASAYSRTIDFVTFAQIAKDVSAYFLADIAHIAGLIAAGLHPSPIGHADVVTSTTHKTLRGPRGGLIMCTKQLGEKIDKAVMPGIQGGPFMHIIAAKAIAFYEALQSDFKEYQQQVINNAQTIAQTLEQRGYRIVAGGTDNHLLIVDVRNKNISGKDAEIILEKTGIVLNRNCIPFDPKKPWITSGIRIGTPAITTRGMKEQQAQQIAIWIDHIIQNRNNQEQLNYIKNEIKNLCTTFPIYSQYF, encoded by the coding sequence ATGCTTGAAAAAAAAGATCCAGAATTGTTATGTATTATAAATCAAGAATTGCAACGACAAGAAAATACCATTAATTTAATTGCCTCGGAAAATTATGTATCAAAAGAAATTCTTGAAGCAACTGCATCAGTACTTACGAATAAATATGCTGAGGGCTATCCTGGTAGACGCTACTATGGCGGATGTAAAATTATAGACAAAGCAGAGCTTTTGGCTATTGAACGATGCAAAAAACTATTTAGTGCTGAACATGTAAATGTACAAGCACATTCAGGCTCTCAAGCAAATATGGCAGTTTATCATGCATTACTACAACCTGGTGACACTATTTTAGGCATGAGTCTTTCTGAGGGTGGCCATTTAACTCATGGGCATCAAGTAAATTTTTCTGGTAAATTGTATAATTGCATTGGTTATAAGGTTAATAAGCACACAGAGCAAATCGATTTTGATGAAATTGCTGAGCTTGCACACATGTATAGGCCAAAATTAATTGTTGCTGGCGCTTCTGCCTACTCTCGCACTATTGACTTTGTAACGTTTGCTCAAATCGCAAAGGATGTCAGTGCATATTTTTTAGCAGATATTGCGCACATTGCTGGTCTGATTGCCGCTGGTTTACACCCAAGCCCTATTGGCCATGCAGATGTAGTCACAAGCACAACGCATAAAACTCTACGTGGACCACGTGGTGGTTTGATTATGTGCACAAAGCAACTTGGTGAAAAAATAGATAAAGCTGTTATGCCTGGAATACAAGGCGGTCCATTCATGCATATTATTGCAGCAAAGGCAATCGCATTTTATGAAGCCCTACAATCTGATTTTAAAGAATATCAACAACAAGTGATTAATAATGCGCAAACAATTGCGCAAACATTAGAACAACGTGGCTACCGAATTGTTGCTGGTGGCACTGACAATCATTTATTAATTGTCGATGTGCGTAATAAAAATATTTCTGGAAAAGATGCAGAAATTATACTTGAAAAAACTGGCATTGTGCTTAATAGAAACTGCATTCCTTTTGACCCAAAAAAACCTTGGATAACCAGTGGCATCAGAATTGGTACACCAGCGATTACTACACGAGGAATGAAAGAACAACAAGCACAACAGATTGCTATATGGATTGACCATATCATACAAAATAGAAATAACCAAGAACAACTCAATTACATCAAAAATGAGATTAAGAATCTTTGTACAACATTTCCTATTTATTCACAATATTTCTAA